AGGTGGAGGCTTTTTTGGGGTGGTGGGTTACTCGTTCACCTTCTCGAACTTCTCGGCCGGGGCCCCGCAGACGGGGCATCTTTCGGGCGGCTCGTCGCCTTCGTGGACGTAGCCGCACACGGTGCATCTCCACTTCATGGTTCATCTCCTTTCCGGCGGCTATTCGGCGCCGCCGTTCGTTCACCGGTTCTCTTCCTTCTCCTCCTCGTCTTCGCCGCCGTGGCGGCGTTCCTTTTCCCGCTTCTTCTCCTCCTCTTCCATCCGGTCGTAACTGTAGAAGAGGAAGTAGATGATGATGCCCACGAAGGTTACGAGCATGAAGAAGGGGTGATCGCTCCAGTACCAGGCGATGCCGCCGGCGGCGGCTATGGTGAAGCCTATCCAGTTTATGCTTCTGACCGTATCGGCCTTGAGTCGCCTTATGTAGCGGTCGGCGTAGGTGTAGAGGAGCATGATGAGCACGAAGGCGATTATGACGACGATGAAGTCGGTGAAGGTCATCGTGGCTCCTTTCCCCTGCGGCACATGGCCTTGAGAGAGCTCCTGAACGGTCTTCGCGCCACGCCGTTCTCGGTTATTACGGCCGTCACCAGCCGGTTGGGCGTGACGTCGAAGGCCGGGTTGCGCACCTTTACGCCTTCGGGGGCTACCGTCTTCGAGCCTACGCGGGTCACCTCCGAGGGGTCGCGCTCCTCTATGGGTATGTCGGCGCCTTCTGCGGCGGCGAGGTCTATCGTCGAGGTGGGCGCCGCCACGTAAAAGGGTATCCTGTGGGTTCTGGCCAGCACGGCCACCGTGTAGGTGCCTATCTTGTTTGCCACGTCGCCGTTTGCGGCTATGCGGTCGGCGCCGACGACGACGGCGTCGATCTCGCCCCTGCTCATCATCCAGCCCGCCATGTTGTCGGTAATGAGCGTAACGTCTATGCCGTCCTTCATGAGCTCCCAGGCCGTAAGGCGCGAGCCCTGGAGGAAGGGGCGCGTCTCGTCGGCGAAGACCCGTATCCTCTTGCCCGCCTCCACGGCGCCGCGCACCACGCCCAGGGCCGTGCCGTAGCCGGCGGTGGCCAGCGCCCCGGCGTTGCAGTGGGTGAGAACCGTCATGCCGTCGGCCAGCAGCGCTCCGCCGTGGCGGCCTATGGAACGGTTGCGCTCTATGTCCTCGTCGTGTATCCTCAGGGCCTCGTCGACGAGCCTTGCCTTGAGCGCGGCCACGTCGTCGCCATCGAAGGAGTCCACCACCCCCCTCATGCGCTCGATGGCCCAGAAGAGGTTCACGGCCGTCGGCCTCGTCGAGGCGAGAAGCTGCGCTATGGCGGCGAACTTCTCCCTGAAGACGGAGAGGTTCGACGTCCTCACCTTCGATGCGCCCAGGGCCGCACCCATGGCCGCGGCAACACCTATGGCGGGGGCCCCTCTGACGACCATCTCCTTTATGGCCCTGGCAACCCCCCTGTGGTCCCTGTAGGTGCGGTAGACCTCGCGGCCCGGCAGAAGCCGCTGGTCTATCATGACCACACCGTCATCCTCCCATTCCACTACCTTGAACATTCAGGAATCTCCTTTTCGCGGGGTCCTCTCCGCAGAGACGGCGGGGCCTTCTCAAGAGCCGCCGTCGAGCATCTGTACGTCCACGAGCGACCCCGCCTCCAGGGATTCGGCGTCACTGGGGACGACGACGAGGGCGTTGGCCTTCACCATCGTCGATATCATGCCAGAGCCCTGTCCCTCCAGCGGTGTCGCCGCGTAGCCGTCCTCGCCGTAGCTGACGACGGCCCGCAGGAAATTGGTCCTTCCGCGCTTCTTCTTCACGTCCCTTGTGAGCCTGGCCCGCACCGTCCTCCTCGACAGGGCGGCATGGCCCGACATCTTCAGCAGCGCGGGCCGCACGAACTGCTCGAAGGCCATGAACGAGGAAACGGGGTTTCCGGGGAGGCCGAAGGCCGGACGGCCGCCTATCGTGCCGAAGGCGAGGGGCTTGCCGGGCTTCATGGCCACCTTCCAGAATTTCATCTCCGAGCCGAGCTCGGCGAGCACGTCCTTTACGAGGTCGTAGTCGCCCACCGAGACGCCGCCAGAGCTTATTATGCAGTCGGCCGATGCGGCGGCGCGGAGTTTTTCTTCGAGGCTGTCCTTCCTGTCGCGGGCGATGCCGAGGTTCACGGGCAGGCAGCCGCACTCGATGACCTGGGCCGTGAGGGTATAGCCGTTGCTGTTCGATATCTTCCCCTCGCCGAGCGGCTCGTCGATCTCGACGAGCTCGTCGCCCGTCGAGAGCACGGCCACG
This genomic stretch from Deltaproteobacteria bacterium harbors:
- a CDS encoding rubredoxin — encoded protein: MKWRCTVCGYVHEGDEPPERCPVCGAPAEKFEKVNE
- the mtnA gene encoding S-methyl-5-thioribose-1-phosphate isomerase produces the protein MFKVVEWEDDGVVMIDQRLLPGREVYRTYRDHRGVARAIKEMVVRGAPAIGVAAAMGAALGASKVRTSNLSVFREKFAAIAQLLASTRPTAVNLFWAIERMRGVVDSFDGDDVAALKARLVDEALRIHDEDIERNRSIGRHGGALLADGMTVLTHCNAGALATAGYGTALGVVRGAVEAGKRIRVFADETRPFLQGSRLTAWELMKDGIDVTLITDNMAGWMMSRGEIDAVVVGADRIAANGDVANKIGTYTVAVLARTHRIPFYVAAPTSTIDLAAAEGADIPIEERDPSEVTRVGSKTVAPEGVKVRNPAFDVTPNRLVTAVITENGVARRPFRSSLKAMCRRGKEPR
- a CDS encoding molybdopterin molybdenumtransferase MoeA; protein product: MLTVEEALELILGEIRPMGLERAELLSALGRVAGEDIRAERPNPPWDNSAMDGYALRAGDTAGACEESPAVLEVAGDVPAGSVFRGELAEGQAVRIMTGAPLPAGANAVVMVEHTERMGEREVAVKRPVRTGENVRRRGEDFAEGDVVVPAGTVLTSRHVSMLATVGRPYVSVFQRPRVAVLSTGDELVEIDEPLGEGKISNSNGYTLTAQVIECGCLPVNLGIARDRKDSLEEKLRAAASADCIISSGGVSVGDYDLVKDVLAELGSEMKFWKVAMKPGKPLAFGTIGGRPAFGLPGNPVSSFMAFEQFVRPALLKMSGHAALSRRTVRARLTRDVKKKRGRTNFLRAVVSYGEDGYAATPLEGQGSGMISTMVKANALVVVPSDAESLEAGSLVDVQMLDGGS